The Candidatus Bathyarchaeota archaeon region TTGAATTCTTCTGGGCTTAGTTTGTGAAGAGAGATATGCGACCAGCCATGAAACGCTATTTCGTGACCCTGATCGTCGATCATTTTTAATACTTCCGGAAATTTCTCCGCAATTTCGCCTACGACAAAAAATGTTGCTTCCACATTATGTGCTGAGAGCAAATTGAGCACTATCTGAATATTTTTCGGAGTCCTATACTTAATATCATAATTGTAATATTGTCTAGCATATTCGGCATGAAAGACTTCTTCGATATCAATTGTAAGGATATTCTTCAATTAATCTGACTCAAACTTGATGAATATATACGCCTTTAAAAGAATTATCCAGTTTTAAATTGTCTAGTGACTATATTTGAATACCTGTTCTGCGATTCCAGAAGATATCTGGGATTAGAATTAATCAGCATCTTTCCTCATAAGGTCGGTGTCCAGATCATAACTTTTCTTTTATAATACTTACTAGAACCCAAATGATGATAGCAGTTGTAAGCAACACCAGTCCAACTATAGTCGCGCCTATAGCAACTAGAGCAATATTCGTTATTACTTGATGCCTAATAGCAAACTCTTGGAATGTCCAAACCCAGAAGCCCAATCCTATAATGAGGGCGATTATGCCTGGAAGACCATAAAAAAGAAGAGGTCTCTTAGTCGATATATATTTCAACGTGCTCAAGACGACATCCATGCCATGAATAAGCGCGTTTTGGGAAGAAGGTTCACTAAGCTCATATTTCACTTTTACGGGGACCTCCTTTAACCTTAGCTTATTCTCCTTAGCCTTCAATAGAAGCTCAGTTGAAGCTCCCATTCCCGATTCATTCGGAGTTAACAGAATTATTGCTTTCTTGTTGAAAGCGCGGAAGCCACATTGAGCATCGGTCAGGTCATCATAGGACATTGCTCTAGCAAG contains the following coding sequences:
- a CDS encoding polysaccharide deacetylase family protein translates to MKNILTIDIEEVFHAEYARQYYNYDIKYRTPKNIQIVLNLLSAHNVEATFFVVGEIAEKFPEVLKMIDDQGHEIAFHGWSHISLHKLSPEEF
- a CDS encoding glycosyltransferase family 2 protein, with the protein product MSQVQSSFKDTNSISGDVRVNNRPFIVACIPAYNEEATIAKVILQTRRHVDHVIVCDDGSTDVTGEIAQALGAEVIRHERNMGYGAALSTLFARARELGADVMVLLDGDGQHDPAEIPNVMEPILKGEADVVTGSRFIGGNNNCIPRYRKSGIKAITKLARAMSYDDLTDAQCGFRAFNKKAIILLTPNESGMGASTELLLKAKENKLRLKEVPVKVKYELSEPSSQNALIHGMDVVLSTLKYISTKRPLLFYGLPGIIALIIGLGFWVWTFQEFAIRHQVITNIALVAIGATIVGLVLLTTAIIIWVLVSIIKEKL